Proteins encoded within one genomic window of Halocatena marina:
- the pdxS gene encoding pyridoxal 5'-phosphate synthase lyase subunit PdxS, whose protein sequence is MSNETNIEELKRGTDLIKRGFAKMQKGGVIMDVVTREQARVAEDSGAVAVMSLEAVPADIRKRGGVARMADPSALREIIDEVSIPVMGKCRIGHTKEAQILEATGADMLDESEVLTPADNEYHIEKQSFTAPFVCGARTLPEALRRIDEGAAMIRTKGEAGTGDVNQAVTHQRAIKSAIRELEGQSKEEREKWAREHEAPADLVHETAERGRLPVVNFAAGGIATPADAALMMHHGCDGIFVGSGIFGAEDPDSMGQSIVEAVNNWDDPDALAEIAAGIGRGMKGQSNVGMKDEEKLQNRGV, encoded by the coding sequence ATGAGCAACGAGACGAACATCGAGGAGCTAAAGCGCGGAACAGATCTCATCAAGCGCGGGTTTGCGAAGATGCAAAAAGGCGGCGTCATCATGGACGTCGTGACGCGAGAGCAAGCACGCGTTGCCGAAGACAGCGGTGCAGTGGCAGTCATGTCACTCGAAGCCGTCCCCGCGGATATCAGAAAACGCGGCGGTGTCGCCCGCATGGCCGACCCAAGCGCACTGAGAGAAATCATCGATGAGGTCTCCATCCCTGTGATGGGGAAATGCAGAATTGGACACACGAAAGAGGCACAGATCCTCGAAGCAACGGGAGCCGATATGCTCGACGAAAGCGAGGTGCTCACACCCGCCGACAACGAGTATCACATCGAGAAACAGTCGTTCACCGCGCCGTTCGTCTGTGGCGCGCGCACACTCCCCGAAGCACTGCGGCGTATTGACGAAGGCGCGGCAATGATCCGAACGAAAGGCGAAGCGGGTACCGGCGACGTAAACCAAGCGGTCACGCATCAGCGTGCGATCAAAAGTGCAATTCGAGAACTCGAAGGCCAGTCCAAAGAGGAGCGAGAAAAGTGGGCACGAGAGCACGAAGCGCCTGCTGACCTCGTTCACGAAACCGCAGAACGGGGCCGTCTTCCTGTCGTGAATTTCGCTGCGGGTGGTATCGCCACGCCGGCGGATGCAGCGTTGATGATGCATCACGGATGTGACGGCATCTTTGTTGGATCGGGCATCTTCGGGGCTGAAGACCCTGATTCGATGGGACAGTCAATCGTCGAAGCCGTCAACAACTGGGACGATCCAGATGCCCTCGCCGAGATTGCTGCCGGAATCGGTCGCGGCATGAAAGGCCAATCGAACGTCGGGATGAAAGACGAAGAGAAGTTACAAAATCGTGGTGTCTAA
- a CDS encoding long-chain fatty acid--CoA ligase produces the protein MVDTTENLASGWLEAEQQYGDNNDDVIGMSTLGRLFEGSTSRNRDLNAQLYKGGVYERSLVSAGVIDASPPGRYSPLKYSDMQHIVHNLAAGFRDCGIESGDRVGIFASTRMEWAQVDLALQVAGAVVTTVYAESSPQQVKYLLDNPGATAVIVENETLLERVLAVESELDLSFIVSMDDLFRYNDRDDIMSLGDIHKRGEGIAWPLKLESWLNERDVDDLASIVYTSGTTGEPKGVKLTHKQIRSNINQIRKRLGPRPDKPPDLPTVEQGMTFLSFLPLAHVFERTAGHFLMFASGVTVAYAESPDTVADDIGIVKPNAATSVPRVYERIYDSMQEQASESSIKKRIFNWAVGIARQHNQMENHGSIHKMKYSIANRLVYSNVKDQLGENLEIFISGGGSLSKDLAELFGGMGIPIAEGYGLTETAPVVCVNPLEDIQAGTLGPPLPGVEVAFDDSLLEEEQKRGASGEIGELLVRGPNVTDGYWEKPEATEDAFTDEWVHTGDIVEQLDNDYLVFHERLKQILVLSTGKNISPGPIESAFSTSDRVEQVMVIGDDEKFVSALIVPNFETVERWADRNHIYLPETRREICQNERVSQWILEDVDTVNEQFEPEEQIKMFELVPEEWTPENDLLTPSMKKKRRNILKRYAGQVDRIYSEHEERAPTPN, from the coding sequence ATGGTTGACACAACTGAAAATCTCGCATCCGGATGGCTCGAAGCAGAGCAACAGTACGGAGATAATAACGACGATGTCATCGGGATGTCGACGCTTGGCCGATTGTTCGAGGGGAGCACCAGCCGCAATCGTGATCTCAACGCCCAACTCTACAAAGGCGGTGTGTACGAGCGCTCGCTTGTGTCGGCCGGCGTGATCGACGCCTCACCGCCGGGACGATACTCACCGCTCAAATATTCCGATATGCAACACATCGTCCACAATCTCGCAGCGGGATTCCGTGATTGTGGAATCGAGTCGGGAGACCGTGTTGGAATCTTTGCATCAACGCGCATGGAATGGGCACAGGTCGATCTCGCGTTGCAGGTCGCAGGTGCTGTTGTAACGACGGTCTACGCCGAATCCTCACCCCAGCAGGTGAAGTATCTGCTCGATAATCCCGGAGCGACAGCCGTCATCGTCGAAAACGAAACGCTCTTAGAGCGCGTTCTCGCTGTCGAATCCGAACTTGATCTCTCGTTTATTGTCTCAATGGACGACCTGTTCCGGTATAATGACCGAGATGACATTATGTCGCTCGGCGATATCCATAAGAGAGGCGAAGGGATAGCGTGGCCGTTGAAGCTCGAAAGCTGGCTCAACGAGCGTGATGTCGATGATCTTGCGAGTATCGTCTACACCTCTGGGACAACCGGTGAGCCAAAGGGTGTCAAGCTCACTCACAAACAGATCAGATCGAACATCAACCAAATCAGAAAGCGACTCGGACCGCGACCGGATAAGCCCCCCGACCTGCCAACCGTCGAGCAAGGGATGACGTTTCTTTCGTTTCTGCCATTAGCACACGTGTTCGAACGTACGGCCGGTCACTTTCTCATGTTTGCCTCGGGGGTGACCGTTGCGTACGCCGAATCGCCCGACACAGTGGCAGACGACATTGGGATCGTGAAACCGAATGCAGCGACAAGCGTCCCTCGGGTGTACGAACGAATCTACGACAGCATGCAAGAGCAGGCGAGCGAATCGTCGATCAAAAAGCGAATCTTCAATTGGGCAGTTGGTATTGCTCGCCAGCACAACCAGATGGAGAACCACGGCAGTATTCACAAGATGAAATACTCGATTGCGAATCGGCTGGTATACAGCAACGTAAAAGACCAGCTGGGAGAGAATCTCGAGATTTTCATCAGTGGAGGTGGGAGCCTCTCGAAAGATCTCGCCGAGCTGTTCGGTGGCATGGGCATCCCGATCGCCGAAGGATACGGACTCACCGAAACTGCACCTGTTGTCTGTGTTAACCCGTTGGAAGATATTCAGGCTGGAACGCTCGGGCCGCCATTGCCGGGCGTGGAAGTCGCTTTCGACGATTCGCTGCTCGAAGAAGAACAGAAGCGTGGCGCATCAGGCGAAATCGGGGAGTTGCTGGTCCGTGGACCGAACGTGACCGATGGCTACTGGGAAAAACCAGAAGCCACAGAGGATGCATTCACCGATGAGTGGGTTCACACCGGCGACATTGTCGAACAGCTCGATAACGATTATCTCGTCTTTCACGAGCGACTCAAGCAGATTCTTGTCCTTTCGACTGGCAAGAACATCTCACCCGGCCCGATCGAAAGTGCCTTTTCCACCAGCGACCGCGTCGAACAGGTGATGGTCATTGGGGACGATGAGAAGTTCGTCAGTGCACTCATCGTCCCGAACTTCGAAACCGTCGAGCGATGGGCGGACAGAAATCATATCTACCTTCCCGAAACCAGAAGAGAAATTTGTCAGAACGAGCGTGTCAGCCAGTGGATCCTCGAGGACGTCGATACTGTCAACGAGCAGTTCGAGCCCGAAGAACAGATCAAGATGTTCGAACTCGTCCCCGAGGAGTGGACACCCGAAAACGATCTCCTCACCCCATCGATGAAGAAAAAGCGTCGCAACATCCTCAAGCGCTATGCCGGACAAGTCGATCGGATATACAGCGAACACGAAGAGCGCGCTCCAACTCCCAATTGA
- a CDS encoding NAD(P)/FAD-dependent oxidoreductase, with amino-acid sequence MGTSHVIIGDGIAGSSAAETIREADPAADITVLTDEGEALYNRILIKEFAKGKMPEGPISIHQPEWYDERDIELRLNTMVTRIDATAQEIHTHDGDTIGYDALLLATGGTPAQLPVENSDAEGIHHFWTFEDARAIEEHASRADTGVIVGAGLLGIDLAAICGAQDVSAQYLMRGNAWWRYALSEEGAEIMHEAMRERDVTPVFDSGVDHFEVDDTGHVTGVVDPNGEHYEADFVGIAIGLNFNTEFLYSSDIELTDNGSIVTDEHMRTNVENVYAAGDVTYFYDNILGDQAQNGAWGSAKEQGSIAGTNMVRDTGGEEDEATFSWVSSYSITHFDFPFLSFGHPTLGDESAERTYSDTEWRRVSIKDGKVTGGVLIGNLAPQTKLKRLAREQIDVSNSKDLLLEETIDVDKFLKQEAET; translated from the coding sequence ATGGGCACGTCGCACGTAATTATTGGCGACGGCATCGCGGGAAGTTCGGCCGCGGAGACGATCCGCGAGGCTGACCCCGCTGCCGACATCACCGTACTCACCGATGAGGGTGAGGCACTTTACAATAGAATTCTCATCAAGGAATTCGCAAAGGGAAAGATGCCCGAGGGTCCCATCTCGATCCACCAACCGGAGTGGTATGACGAACGTGATATCGAACTCCGGCTTAATACGATGGTAACACGGATCGACGCCACCGCTCAGGAGATCCACACTCACGACGGTGACACCATCGGGTACGATGCACTTCTCCTTGCGACCGGAGGAACGCCAGCGCAATTACCAGTAGAGAACAGTGATGCAGAGGGGATCCATCACTTCTGGACGTTTGAGGATGCTCGTGCAATTGAAGAGCACGCATCGCGCGCCGACACTGGTGTCATCGTCGGTGCAGGACTGCTCGGCATCGATCTCGCGGCTATTTGTGGGGCCCAGGATGTCTCCGCGCAGTATTTGATGCGTGGCAATGCGTGGTGGCGATACGCATTGAGTGAGGAGGGCGCAGAGATCATGCACGAGGCGATGCGTGAGCGTGACGTCACGCCCGTCTTCGACAGCGGTGTCGATCACTTCGAAGTCGATGACACGGGTCACGTGACTGGCGTCGTTGATCCTAACGGCGAGCACTACGAGGCTGACTTCGTTGGTATTGCAATCGGTCTCAACTTCAATACAGAGTTCCTCTACTCCAGCGATATTGAACTCACGGACAATGGCAGCATCGTGACCGACGAACACATGCGAACGAACGTCGAGAACGTTTACGCGGCGGGCGATGTCACCTATTTCTACGATAATATCCTCGGTGATCAGGCCCAAAACGGTGCATGGGGAAGCGCGAAAGAACAAGGTTCGATCGCCGGAACGAACATGGTTCGTGATACGGGCGGTGAAGAGGACGAAGCAACGTTCAGTTGGGTCTCATCGTACTCGATTACCCACTTCGACTTCCCGTTCCTCTCCTTTGGCCATCCGACGCTTGGCGACGAATCGGCCGAACGTACGTACTCCGACACCGAATGGCGACGTGTTTCCATCAAAGACGGAAAAGTTACTGGCGGCGTGCTCATCGGTAATCTTGCTCCACAGACCAAACTCAAACGCCTCGCGCGAGAACAAATTGATGTGAGTAATTCGAAGGATCTACTCCTCGAAGAAACCATCGACGTCGATAAGTTCCTCAAACAAGAGGCGGAAACATAA
- a CDS encoding helix-turn-helix domain-containing protein: MRYFDFTITPDNGSIHPIDLILAEHPDVTREALLHINALGDGTGVMLYRLRGDSAAVSEELSDSDVIRHDILDVQGDVFHLYLHVRPGEPAGRLMALAQKYALIIDTPLAFTDGGGLRLTVVGTHDMLRRALEDLPDDIQISVEQAGQYSPERPHLLSILTDRQAEVFRTAVEKGYYEIPRRTTHEDISDELGCAPSTIDEHLRKAESRVLSTLVK, encoded by the coding sequence ATGAGGTACTTCGATTTCACGATAACGCCCGACAATGGCTCCATTCATCCGATAGATCTGATCCTCGCGGAGCATCCCGATGTAACGCGTGAGGCGCTGTTGCACATCAACGCCCTTGGTGATGGAACTGGTGTTATGCTTTATCGGCTCCGCGGAGATTCCGCTGCTGTCTCTGAGGAACTCAGTGACAGTGATGTGATTAGACACGATATTCTCGACGTTCAAGGAGACGTATTCCACCTCTATCTCCACGTTCGTCCCGGTGAGCCAGCAGGGCGATTGATGGCACTTGCTCAAAAGTACGCGCTTATTATCGACACACCACTTGCGTTCACCGACGGTGGTGGACTCCGACTGACCGTTGTCGGAACACACGATATGCTACGGCGAGCACTCGAAGATCTTCCCGACGATATCCAGATCTCTGTCGAACAGGCGGGTCAATACTCGCCCGAACGACCGCATCTTCTCTCTATCCTCACCGACCGACAGGCCGAAGTCTTTCGGACAGCAGTCGAGAAAGGGTACTACGAAATCCCGCGCCGAACGACCCACGAAGACATCTCTGACGAACTCGGCTGTGCTCCATCCACAATTGATGAACACCTCCGAAAGGCGGAGTCGCGTGTTCTCTCAACACTCGTAAAGTAA
- a CDS encoding homoserine kinase — translation MVTVRAPATSANLGSGFDVFGVALDRPADVVRVEKANKTTIDVTGAGSQYIPEDPEKNTVGAVAQALDAPARIEIDKGVRPASGLGSSAASAAAAAVALNVLYDCGLTRKELVPIAAKGEAVVSGDAHADNVAPAILGGFTIATDDGITQIDADISFVTCLPDIVVSTRSARQVVPKRTSISKVVDTVGKAATITAGMTRNDPELVGRGMHDTIVTPARAELIEGYDTVRKAALQAGATGVTISGAGPAIIAVCYDHAQRAIANAMLDSFAEFGVESRAYQTHIGDGAQIF, via the coding sequence ATGGTGACCGTCCGGGCTCCGGCGACGAGTGCGAACCTCGGGAGTGGCTTCGATGTGTTCGGCGTTGCCCTCGATCGCCCGGCGGATGTCGTGCGCGTCGAGAAAGCCAACAAAACAACGATAGATGTGACGGGGGCTGGTAGCCAATACATCCCTGAAGACCCGGAAAAAAACACCGTTGGTGCTGTTGCTCAAGCGCTCGATGCACCAGCACGAATCGAGATCGACAAAGGTGTCCGTCCGGCTTCAGGGCTTGGTTCCTCGGCTGCAAGCGCAGCAGCGGCTGCTGTCGCGCTCAACGTACTGTACGACTGTGGACTCACCCGCAAAGAACTCGTACCGATCGCCGCGAAAGGTGAGGCCGTTGTCTCGGGAGATGCTCACGCTGATAACGTCGCCCCGGCCATTCTCGGCGGCTTTACGATTGCGACGGACGACGGAATCACCCAAATTGACGCTGATATCTCATTCGTTACGTGCCTCCCGGATATCGTCGTCTCGACCCGCAGTGCCCGGCAAGTAGTCCCCAAACGAACATCCATCTCGAAAGTCGTCGATACGGTCGGAAAAGCGGCGACAATCACCGCTGGAATGACTCGAAATGATCCCGAACTCGTGGGCCGAGGGATGCACGACACGATCGTTACTCCCGCACGCGCAGAACTCATTGAAGGCTACGATACTGTCCGCAAGGCAGCGCTTCAGGCCGGAGCAACCGGTGTTACGATCAGTGGTGCCGGACCAGCGATCATCGCAGTCTGTTACGATCATGCACAACGCGCGATTGCGAACGCTATGCTCGATTCGTTCGCTGAATTTGGTGTTGAATCGCGCGCCTACCAGACGCACATCGGTGACGGCGCACAGATTTTCTGA
- a CDS encoding arylsulfotransferase (asst), giving the protein MTSASGTEATYANVSGQQVDQRGNITVISTDSNSWLGSASKGPRSKAELVAFAPNGSVLYYNSSHTRYWDVDPIEKSNSASRSGSGETVEYLYSDHMNASQCPDFLSKDYWQSNEYANSVPYAQWQEYTRSHSGDGACTRNGIVQTNLKTGETKNIYSEITPGKHSTRWHDGDRINATHYAVADIFLDRTYIVNTETSNITWQWNAQSDYDPATTGREYPIDWTHINDVEVLPDGRIMADLRNHNSIVFLDPTKPSDQALDEDWTIGQTDNHSILYEQHNPDYIPRSNGGPAVTIGDSENNRVIEYQRSNGTWTRTWEWKDAHIQWPRDADRLPNGNTLITDSNGDRVLEINRWGEIVWAVDIAFPYEAERLPGDESAGGTSTSAAGINSNANGPIEQVWLGIKDALAGPMFSATQYILPQWMGFLEFGVAVFGLIMALSWGVVEAWWLSTPIRERIIHSIRSP; this is encoded by the coding sequence GTGACATCTGCTTCGGGAACGGAGGCTACGTACGCGAACGTAAGTGGACAGCAGGTTGACCAACGAGGAAACATCACCGTCATTTCGACGGATTCGAACTCGTGGCTCGGAAGCGCATCGAAGGGCCCGCGGTCAAAAGCCGAACTCGTCGCATTCGCCCCCAACGGAAGTGTTCTTTATTACAACAGTAGCCATACACGCTACTGGGATGTCGATCCCATCGAAAAGTCCAACTCTGCCTCTCGTTCTGGCTCTGGTGAGACGGTCGAGTACTTGTACTCTGATCACATGAATGCCTCGCAGTGTCCGGATTTTCTTAGCAAGGATTACTGGCAATCGAACGAGTATGCCAACAGCGTCCCCTATGCGCAGTGGCAGGAATACACTCGTTCACACAGCGGGGACGGTGCTTGTACTCGCAACGGAATCGTTCAGACAAATCTAAAAACGGGTGAGACGAAAAATATTTACAGTGAGATAACGCCGGGGAAACACTCAACTCGATGGCACGACGGTGACCGAATCAACGCTACTCACTACGCAGTCGCGGATATCTTCCTCGATCGGACGTACATTGTCAACACTGAAACGAGCAATATCACGTGGCAGTGGAACGCTCAATCTGACTATGACCCGGCTACGACTGGTCGTGAGTATCCAATCGATTGGACGCACATCAATGATGTCGAGGTGCTCCCCGACGGACGGATTATGGCCGATCTGAGAAATCACAATTCGATCGTCTTTCTCGATCCAACCAAGCCATCAGATCAGGCACTGGATGAGGACTGGACGATCGGTCAGACGGACAATCACTCGATTCTCTACGAACAGCACAATCCGGATTACATCCCCCGCTCAAACGGTGGACCGGCAGTGACAATTGGTGATTCGGAGAACAACCGTGTTATCGAATACCAGCGCAGCAATGGAACGTGGACACGAACGTGGGAATGGAAAGACGCTCACATTCAGTGGCCCCGCGACGCTGACCGACTTCCGAACGGCAACACTCTCATCACAGATTCCAACGGTGATCGTGTGCTTGAGATCAATCGATGGGGGGAGATCGTTTGGGCTGTCGACATTGCCTTCCCCTATGAAGCTGAACGACTTCCAGGCGATGAAAGTGCTGGTGGGACAAGCACGAGTGCGGCTGGAATCAATTCGAATGCGAACGGTCCGATCGAACAGGTATGGCTCGGGATCAAGGATGCGCTCGCTGGTCCGATGTTCTCTGCCACACAGTATATTCTCCCACAGTGGATGGGCTTTCTCGAATTTGGGGTGGCGGTCTTCGGATTGATAATGGCTCTCTCATGGGGAGTCGTGGAGGCGTGGTGGCTGTCGACCCCGATTCGAGAACGTATTATTCACTCAATCCGCTCTCCCTGA
- a CDS encoding NAD(P)/FAD-dependent oxidoreductase: MIGIVGGGIAGLAAAYRLKRAGHDVQVFEASDDLGGLAATYETQGDRIEKFYHHLSKSEQTIVDLAEKIGVGEHVEWLIGENAYYVDGNVHQMDTPWQILGFPHWSVYDKFRLGMLTLDIDMRGGIPSFDSYERLEDFEHVPVKEFAIDHTTQNVYETFFEPLLDAKFGSRKEDVSAAWLLGRIKFRGERDLLRGEVLGYIDGGFGVLLDALVDAVGRENITTNAPVTDLIGDEEIESLVVETDAGTTTHDVDSAIVATMPNVLESLTGYPCAIDFQGAVCAVIGMEESLMDTYWLNIADDAPFGALIEHTNFIPRERYGGEHLLYVASYVQNQQEELWQMSDEEVEEHWLSGIEDLFPQFDRDAVNSVRIGRNPRTAPIYERGYLDMVVPYDLSDEIMDGVYYAGMASQAQYPERSLNGGCVAGYECADRIIETLSESDVEDDSDRPRIDTGTA; this comes from the coding sequence ATGATCGGTATCGTCGGTGGCGGTATCGCCGGACTGGCGGCTGCCTACCGGCTCAAGCGAGCAGGACATGATGTACAGGTGTTCGAAGCGAGCGACGACCTCGGGGGATTAGCTGCAACGTATGAAACACAGGGTGATCGGATCGAGAAATTCTATCACCACCTTTCGAAATCAGAGCAGACTATCGTCGATCTCGCTGAGAAGATCGGAGTCGGTGAGCACGTTGAGTGGCTCATCGGAGAGAATGCTTACTACGTCGACGGGAACGTCCATCAGATGGATACGCCGTGGCAGATTCTCGGATTCCCCCATTGGAGTGTCTACGACAAGTTCCGTTTGGGGATGCTCACGCTCGATATCGATATGCGCGGCGGCATCCCATCGTTCGACAGCTACGAGCGACTCGAAGATTTCGAGCACGTTCCTGTCAAGGAATTCGCTATCGATCACACCACACAAAACGTCTACGAGACGTTCTTCGAACCGCTTCTCGACGCGAAGTTTGGAAGCCGAAAGGAGGACGTGAGCGCAGCATGGCTGCTCGGTCGAATCAAGTTTCGTGGTGAGCGCGACCTTCTCCGTGGTGAGGTCCTCGGCTATATCGATGGCGGATTCGGTGTTCTGCTCGATGCACTCGTCGATGCCGTCGGCAGAGAGAATATCACTACCAACGCGCCGGTCACTGATCTCATCGGCGATGAGGAAATTGAATCTCTTGTCGTCGAAACTGATGCCGGAACGACGACCCACGACGTAGACAGCGCGATCGTCGCAACGATGCCAAACGTGCTGGAATCCCTGACTGGCTATCCCTGTGCTATTGACTTCCAAGGAGCGGTGTGCGCCGTAATCGGCATGGAAGAGTCACTCATGGACACGTACTGGCTCAACATCGCCGACGATGCACCGTTTGGGGCACTCATCGAACACACGAACTTCATACCGCGCGAGCGATACGGCGGCGAACACCTGCTCTACGTGGCAAGCTACGTGCAAAATCAACAGGAGGAGCTGTGGCAGATGAGTGATGAGGAGGTCGAGGAACACTGGCTGTCGGGGATTGAGGATCTGTTCCCACAGTTCGACCGCGACGCTGTGAACTCGGTTCGCATCGGGCGCAATCCAAGAACCGCGCCAATCTACGAACGCGGTTATCTCGATATGGTTGTCCCCTACGATCTGAGCGATGAGATCATGGATGGTGTCTACTACGCCGGTATGGCGAGCCAAGCACAGTACCCGGAACGAAGCCTGAACGGTGGATGCGTGGCTGGATACGAGTGCGCCGACCGAATCATCGAAACGCTTTCGGAAAGCGACGTGGAGGATGACTCCGACCGTCCCCGTATCGATACGGGGACGGCGTGA
- a CDS encoding DUF6149 family protein has protein sequence MKIKQNVRHWAAKKALTTPGLDSLVHTGLVRLHTNIFVGKADENHREERREHLDGFFDGTIDAYTAALEEGYSEAEAREITHIQGNFDFYNHGWVEMMEIPTDELDEHYDRYESFFERHGITIDEPLGEFEPEDLPDAPATIDRLDDSEADLAQPNAVSGYADDVYVEDADGEITTGGADEPDDVDVSDAVGMSDSTESE, from the coding sequence ATGAAGATCAAGCAGAACGTCCGTCACTGGGCTGCAAAGAAAGCGCTCACAACACCCGGGCTTGATTCACTCGTTCACACTGGTCTGGTTCGGCTTCACACCAATATTTTCGTTGGGAAAGCCGACGAGAACCACCGTGAAGAACGACGCGAGCACCTCGATGGATTCTTCGATGGGACAATTGATGCATACACGGCAGCACTCGAAGAAGGATATTCCGAAGCTGAAGCGCGCGAAATCACGCACATTCAGGGGAATTTCGACTTCTACAACCATGGCTGGGTCGAAATGATGGAAATTCCGACTGACGAGCTCGACGAGCACTACGATCGATACGAGTCGTTCTTCGAACGACACGGTATCACAATCGATGAACCGCTTGGGGAGTTCGAACCCGAAGACCTCCCCGATGCACCAGCGACTATCGATCGACTCGACGATTCCGAAGCCGACCTGGCGCAGCCGAACGCTGTCAGCGGATACGCAGACGATGTCTACGTCGAGGACGCAGACGGCGAAATCACCACGGGTGGAGCAGATGAACCCGACGACGTCGATGTCAGCGATGCAGTGGGAATGTCTGATTCTACAGAGAGCGAATGA
- a CDS encoding PHP domain-containing protein has translation MLDEAVTIRFDPHVHSRASYDGCETVNRILKHASEIGLDAISITDHDTIEASLRAAALAPSYGMIGIPGVEISTQEGHLLGLGIETMPEPGRPFEDTVQAIRDRGGVAVVPHPFQRMRHGVKRRHLTDCDAIEVYNAWLVTGFRNRRARTFAARRDYPGVAGSDAHSVLTLGRAYTEMRFNKDKEVDGEAIIAAIRNDSLNVFGRRAPMHRSMGHYLKGAGRKTVSLTRAIPTRIFDII, from the coding sequence ATGTTGGACGAGGCAGTGACGATTCGGTTCGATCCACATGTACATTCTCGGGCCTCATACGATGGTTGTGAAACGGTCAACCGTATTCTAAAACACGCAAGTGAGATCGGACTAGACGCCATTTCGATTACGGATCACGATACGATTGAGGCGTCGCTTCGGGCAGCGGCACTCGCACCGTCCTATGGTATGATCGGAATCCCCGGCGTCGAAATATCCACACAAGAGGGACATCTCCTCGGATTAGGTATCGAGACAATGCCCGAACCGGGACGACCGTTCGAGGACACTGTTCAGGCAATCCGCGATCGAGGTGGGGTGGCTGTCGTGCCTCACCCATTCCAACGGATGCGTCACGGAGTGAAACGGCGACACCTCACCGACTGTGATGCAATCGAGGTGTATAACGCGTGGTTGGTCACTGGTTTTCGAAACCGTCGAGCCCGTACCTTTGCAGCGCGTCGTGACTATCCGGGCGTTGCCGGAAGCGATGCACACTCTGTGTTAACACTCGGACGCGCGTACACAGAGATGCGATTCAACAAAGACAAAGAAGTCGACGGCGAGGCAATAATCGCTGCCATCCGAAACGATTCACTCAACGTATTCGGCCGTCGCGCGCCAATGCACCGAAGCATGGGACACTATCTGAAAGGAGCCGGTCGCAAGACAGTTTCACTCACTCGAGCCATACCAACACGAATCTTCGACATAATTTGA
- a CDS encoding biotin--[acetyl-CoA-carboxylase] ligase yields MKQTRQRVLGALADGPVSGPRLADEFAISRAAVWKHVEALREEGFVIESDDSGYRLIEIPEMSGAALELGLDAPFEIEYHKVIDSTNARARTLAANGATDSVVVASAQTAGRGRRNREWESPPGGVYLSIVCQPDLSPAESPLYTLAAAVATTRAARETGIDARIKWPNDVLVVNENDERKLAGILTEMQGEAGQVAWLVVGIGVNVDDPNIDGAVGLRNDQADKTEATERNAIETRIFVQRLLEEFDALRNNTDAILPAWRDNAITLGRRVRAQTPRGDVIGQATDIESPGALVIETNDGNVRIHAGDCEHLHQT; encoded by the coding sequence ATGAAGCAAACCCGACAACGTGTCCTTGGGGCGCTTGCGGATGGTCCCGTCTCGGGACCGAGGCTCGCAGACGAGTTCGCTATCTCGCGGGCGGCGGTTTGGAAACACGTCGAGGCGCTCCGCGAAGAAGGATTCGTAATCGAGAGCGACGACAGCGGATATCGATTGATTGAAATTCCAGAGATGAGCGGGGCGGCATTAGAGCTCGGTCTCGATGCTCCCTTCGAGATTGAGTATCACAAAGTGATTGACAGCACGAACGCTCGCGCACGGACACTCGCTGCGAATGGTGCGACAGACAGCGTCGTCGTCGCCAGTGCTCAAACAGCTGGCCGGGGACGACGCAACCGAGAGTGGGAATCACCGCCTGGAGGTGTCTACTTGAGTATCGTCTGTCAACCCGATCTTTCGCCAGCGGAGTCACCGCTGTACACCCTCGCTGCCGCAGTTGCGACGACACGAGCAGCCCGAGAAACCGGTATCGACGCCCGAATCAAGTGGCCCAACGATGTACTGGTAGTGAACGAAAACGACGAGCGCAAGCTAGCAGGCATCTTGACAGAGATGCAAGGAGAGGCCGGGCAGGTCGCGTGGCTCGTCGTTGGTATCGGTGTGAACGTCGACGATCCGAACATCGATGGAGCAGTTGGACTGCGAAACGATCAGGCAGACAAAACAGAAGCGACCGAACGAAACGCTATCGAGACCCGAATATTCGTCCAACGGCTCCTTGAAGAGTTTGATGCTCTCCGAAACAACACGGACGCTATACTTCCCGCGTGGCGCGATAACGCGATTACGCTCGGTCGACGCGTCCGAGCACAAACGCCACGCGGAGATGTCATCGGCCAAGCCACCGATATCGAATCTCCTGGTGCATTGGTAATCGAAACCAACGACGGAAACGTACGCATCCACGCAGGAGACTGCGAACATCTCCACCAAACGTGA